Proteins encoded by one window of Acetivibrio thermocellus ATCC 27405:
- a CDS encoding DUF4865 family protein — translation MKDANFLFEAVGEIEPKESLNNFKKSIKDAIPKIDAEYIIIYNPDKWKYHVFYFIDDLEKVKTEKGVIYTILHISQ, via the coding sequence ATTAAAGACGCAAACTTCTTATTTGAAGCTGTGGGAGAAATAGAGCCGAAAGAAAGCTTGAACAACTTTAAAAAAAGTATCAAAGATGCGATACCGAAAATTGATGCGGAGTATATAATCATTTATAATCCGGACAAATGGAAATACCATGTGTTTTATTTTATTGATGATTTAGAAAAAGTGAAAACAGAAAAAGGTGTGATTTATACCATACTTCATATATCACAATAA